A segment of the Candidatus Eremiobacterota bacterium genome:
GAGAGAAGGGCCTCCCCGATGAGAAGATCGAGTGTGACCCCGGCATGGGAGAGGCACCAGAGGTTCCAGTCCAGGACCTCCGCGGTGAGATCGCGAAAGATGTGCCGGCAGTTCGAGCGCGCGAGCACCTCGTCGGCGCCGTACGTGACCAGCGGGAGGCCGGGGACAGCTTTGAAAACCTGCCCGCCCTCCATGACGGCCTCGTAGCCTGGATACTCGCGGATCACGCCGGTATTCAAAATATCCTCCTTTCATCAATATGGATAAGAAGAAACTTATGTATCTCTTATATCAATTATACCTCATTGCGTTAAGAAAGTCAAAAGATGTGACAGCCTGAAAGCCTGTGGTTATCGGGATTGAAGGTCGTCGCCAGATGGCCGTCAGAGGGCCCGGGAGGTTCTTTGTGCGATTTTTCCGCCAGGTGGCCCTTAAAGGCTCACCAGCGAAGAGAAATGGCCTCCTGCGGCAGGGCGGGGAGGCACGGGAGGGAATGGGTGTTATCTGTTCTTTTCCCGCAGGGATTTTTCCGTGTCCTTGAGGCCGAAGGCCTTCGCGATATCACGGGGCTTCATGCCGAGGGAGTTTTGTGCATCGGGACTGCCGCCCCTCGTTTTCATGATCTCTGCTATTTCCGGAATGCCGGATAAGACTGACATATGGAGAGGCGTCATGCCGTCGATGGTTGTGGCGGTTATGTCAGCGCCGTTTTCAAGAAAGAGGAGTATGGCTTCCCTGTTCGGGGCCATTGCCGCAAGGTGAAGGGGGGTATTTCCAAGCCTGTCCCGCGTGGTGAGAGGGGCTCCCCTTGAGAGGAGCAACTCGATTGTCTCCCTGTGTCCGGGGGACCTTGCGAGCCAGTGAAGGACTGTCATGCCGAGGTTATCCTGGAGATTGACAAGGGAGCCGTCCTGATCAAGCAAGGAAGTCACTTTTTCCAGGTCATCCTTAAGTGCCGCCCTGTAGAAATCACTCCCGAGGGGATGGGCATCGCAGGTGTTCTCGAAGGGAACATACTGCGCTTCTGTCATATTTTTCCACTCCTGTTCATGCCTGTGTTTTGCCGCCCAGTCATGGCTTCTGGACATGACGTTCTCCCTGTTTTTTTTATTGAAGAGCCGCCTGGAAAACTCCATGTGCCGCCGCCTTATGGTGTACCTCTCAGGAGGAGATCCTCGAGAAAAGCACGGTCTCTCCTGTCAGCCTCTCTCGTCGTGTCCTTGGTGCGCAGGAGTATCGATACTGAAGCGAAGGGGATTGGTACGCCCAGAGCAGCATCAATATCAAGTGAATCCGCGGCGTCTTCATAGGTGACATTGCATGCTTTTCCAAGAAGGTCAACAGTAATCACGTCATTTATCCTGATAACTGAATATGAGGTGATATCCTCCGGATCTATTTCAAGGGCAGCGCCGTCAGGAAGCCGGCCAGGCGCTTTAATCACTCTCTCCATGTTCTCGGGAGAGCTCTCCACAAGCAGATCGATATCGTGAGTCCCCCTCACAAAGCCATAGTGGTTGAGTGCCATCCCGCCGATGATGGCATACTGTGCCTTCTCTTCATTGAGAGAGCGGCAGACAGTGACAAGATCCTCTATAGTGGGCGGTCTTGCGTAGCTTTCTTCTGGGTCGCAATCAGTTCGTTCTCCATCCATAGCTGGGCTTCTTCGAAAGTCCGGAACCGGAAGACTCCTTTCGGGACAGTGTGAGGTGCTTTTTTCAGTGCGATGCCGAGCCTGAAGAATTCGTTGAGTTCGGAGAGAGAGGGCTTTTTCCCTGTCTTTCTCTTCCCTGCAACTTTTATTGAAAATTCTTCCATGATGTTCGCTCCGTGCCAGGTGGTGCATGCTGCGGTTTCAGGTGCAAAAACACTCACTCACATTATCATATATTATTGCCTCCAAGTCAACCTCGGCCCATCCCTTCCCATGCTCCCCGGGATTGACTGGCGTCAAGGGAAGCCTTTGTATACAGAGGCCGGAGACAGCGGCTGGAGGAAAACCGGAAATCATGGTATGATCGGGTCATGGCAGATAGCAATCTTCCTCGCGGTTGTGGCATGGGCGACATCAAAACCGGGAAGTTGGAGTTGAGCGACGTGTCGAACACGGGCCTGCTCACCGCCTTCTGCCATGCCGTCGAGAGCCGGTCGAAGGAGCCCCTTCTCGAAGACCCGCGTGCAGAGGCCATCGCCGATCGCCTGAAGCCCATGCTCGAAAGTTCGCCCGAAAGGCTTCTCCGGAGCATCGCCCGGGGCAGGTTCCAGGCTGGCCTTGTCGTCCACCTCGCTCTCCGCGCCAGGAAGTACGACCAGTACGCCCGGGACTTCGCCGCACGGCACCAGGGCGGCTGCGTGGTCAACTTGGGGTGTGGCCTGGACACGCGCTTCTGGCGCATCGACGACGGCTGCCTGCAGCTGTACGACCTCGACCTCCCGGAGATGATTTCCCTCAAGCGCGAACTCGTGGAGGAGACCGACCGTTACCATCTCATCGGCTTGTCCGTCCTCGATCACCTCTGGATGGATAGCCCTGCGGCCGAGCAGGCGGGCCCGTTCCTTTTCCTGGCCGAGGGGCTGCTGATGTACCTGCCGCCCGACGGCGCCCGAGGGCTGATCCTGGAGCTTCAGTCGCGATTCCCGGGGAGCGAGCTGGTCTTCGAGACCGTCAACTCGGCCTGGCTCGAGCCGGCCCTGAAGTGGATGATCAATCTCAAGCTGCAGAAGGTGCTGGGTCTCGGAAAAGGCACGGAGTTCCGGTTCGGCATCCGCGACGGCCACGAGATCGAGGAGTGGAGTCCCGGCATCCACCTGCTGGAGGAGTGGAGCTATTTCGACGAGGACGAGCCGAGGATCGGCCTCATCCGCCGTTTCCGCAACTGGAAGCTTCTCCGCTGCGCGCAGTGGACGGTTCGCTGCCTGCTAGGGAAAAGAGCAGATGAAAAGGAATGATATTATGAATCCACGCCTTGCTCAATGGTGCAGTTACCTGGCTGTTATTCCAGCGAAGCGGGTGGAGGTTTGACAAGGGAAGGCGCATGGCAGGAAATTGAAGGGAGGGACTGAAATGGAAATGCTTGAAGGTTTTAAGAGAACGTACACGAAACTCGCTGATACGACGCTGCACCTTATGCGTAAGGTGCCTGAGGGGAAGGAGGGCTTTACGCCTCCTTCCGGGGAGTTTATGACCCTTGGGCAGCTCATGCATCACCTTGGTGATACGCAGCTGTTTTTGAGAATGATTTTTGAGGGCTCCCTGCGGGAGCTTGACAAGAATTTCCTTGAATACATGGGCTCGCACCCGAGTTCCACCAAGGAAGAAGCGATAGCCCGCTACATGGAAGAATACCGCAAAGTGATGGTTTATATCGACAGGATGACGGAAGAGGAATTCGCCGGTGCCGTTCACTATTTCTGGACTGTCAATGATGAGCCTCTTCCCTTTATCGCCTTTAACATTATCGAGCATAATGCAAGCCACAAGTACCAGCTGTTTATCTACTTGAAGCTGATGGGGCTTGAAAACATCGATTCATTCGCGCTTGCCGGCGAAGATACCGCGCCCCGGGACAAGATCATTGAAATGTACAAAAAGGCTCATGAAGAATACGATAAAAAGCATGGGGTACACGCGTAGGCTCTTCTGGCACCGCGGTATGGCCCGCCGCTCTCATCTGCTCTGTTGAGCCATCCAAAAGAACGCTTTGAGCGAGAGAGGCAGGCGGTGCCTGGCCCGATGGCTCTTCTCTGATAGAGTTTGTACCTCTGTTATATCGGGGGTGGCCGGGGCAGTGAAGGTGTGCATTAAAAGACTCTTAGAAAGAAGTAAATAAGGGCGAAGCTCAGGATATGTCGAAATGGTATACTGATCATGGCATGCAGGTGCCCCAGTGTGTCCAGGACTGGATTAACAAGGGAAAGGGAAATTGAGGCCCGTTAATTGTTACTATGAGAGTCTGTCCCCACTCATATCGCCATCCTGGCACAGAGGGCTTCTGCGATTCCCTTGACCCGTGCCGGGGTATAATGATCTTCGCGAACCCGTGCGAGCCAGTGACGGGGTATGTGCGCCAGTCCACCGAAGGCTCCGCAGATCGAGCCGGCCATTGAAGCTATGGTGTCAGTATCTCCCCCTATAAATACAGCTTCATGAATTACCCGCTCAAAGGACTGCCAGTTCGAGAGGAAACAGTATATGGCCATGGGCACAGCTTCCCTGGCCTCGATACCGTTGCCTAGAATCTGAGCCATTTCTGAGGGCTCACGGCGCTCAGCCAGGCCCCGCGAAAGTATCTGCAGGGCCTCCCGGTAAATAGTCGTATCGTTGGGGAGTTTCTCAAGAACCTCTCCCAGAGACTGCAGGAATTCGCCGGTCTGTAAAGGCGCGGGCATCCTTATTGCAGCCGCTACAGCTGCCGCCTGCACTATTGCTCCCTGCACGGCCAGGGGGTGGGAATGGGTCGTGATTGAGGATGTGCGCGCGGCCTTTATCAGGCCCGCGGGATCTCTATGGAAATAGCAGCCGATGGGGCCCGCACGCATTGCGGAACCGTTCCCGTAGGAGCCCTCGGGGAACATGAGGGTGGCCAGGGCACGCCAATCCGGAGGATTGCGCTCAAAGGACTCGAGTATCAGGGCCGTTCCTGAGCCATATCGTCGCGCCGGCCTGAATGATTGATTGAACCGGGTGAGCAGGCTCTTTCCATCGAGCTGGGGATCTTCCAGGAGCCATTCAGCCACATCGAGTGACATAATGGTATCGTCAGTAAATTGCCCTACAAGCCACTTACGGCCAAGAATTTCCTCCACGTGCTCAATAGCAAGCATATCATCAATGGAAGAAAAAGTCTTGCGGATATACCGGGGTGATTCACCCTCGACGACTGCACCGATGATATCCCCTATCATACCGCCGAGGAGGCTGCCCGTGAACCTGTCGCAAAGTCTCTCATTCATGGAAGGTCTTTCAATATCGAATATCCTGCATACGCACAATTGATTTCCATACTACTATAACAGATTTTTGCATCTTTGAACAGCTATACCACAGGGGCTCTGCATAACGTGTAATCAAAATTCCTGCCATGAGGGCTCTTTGTGGTTATACTCCAGAGCATAAGTAATTGCAGCATTCTAAATTGCCAAATGAGCATGGATACTTAACTCTGGAAACTATGATGCTGCAATTTATAATGCGCATTACTATAAAATCAACAGGAGGAAGAAAAGCACACTACTCCCCATCAAATTCCAGTGTGAACTTTGTCCCCCTGTGATGTTCAAGCCGGATGGTTCCCCTGAGCTGCTCCGCCAGCATGCCGACAAGCATCAGCCCGAAGCCGGTGGAGGCGGAAATATCAACCGACTCGGGAATGCCGACGCCGTCATCCTCTATGATAAGTGTCGCATGAGTGCCCTTCAAAGAAAGTGAAACACTTATCGCTCCCTTGTCTCTGCCTGTAAAGGCATACTTCATGGCGTTCGTCAGCAGCTCATTGAGAATAATGCCGAGAGGAGACAGGGTGTTTGCATCAAGGGTGAGGTCTTCAATATGTTTTTCAATTGCTACGAATCCCTTCCCGGGGAACATTCCGGTAATTTCATCGATCAAGGCGGTGAAGTATTCCTTTGTTGATATCTTTCTATAATCCGGAGCCATGTAAAGCTTGTCGTACAGAACCATCATGCTCTGGACGCGGCTTCTCGCATCCTCAAGGGAAGAAACGGCTGACGGGTCCCTTAATGTATTCGATTGCAGAGTGAGGAGGTTCATGAGGGTGCACATGTTGTTCTTAATCCTGTGGTGCACCTCTCTGAGGAGCAGTTCCTTCTCGGAGAGGAGGCTTTTTATTTTCTCTTCGGCCCTTGTGCGCTCGACGATCTCGCCTATCAGCCTGGCTGACGACTCAAGTCGCTTTTTTGCAATGTCGATTATATAGGAAGGCCTGGGCTGGTAAGTTTTTGCCATTTCAAGAAGCTTTTCCGCATTGACGCCGTAAAGGGAGGCGAGCTCATTTATTTTCTGAAGATCCTGGGGGGGAGTGCCATAGCCGAAATTTATCGAGCCTATCACGCCGTTGTCGGCGCAGATGGGAACTGCATAGATATGGATGCCCCCCTTGCATGCTATATCGACCGGGCGGCCGCTTTCCACGGAAGCCCTGGAAGCCTCGTTCCAGCACGACTCGTGGCAGAGCCATTTGCCGCTTGCGAGGGCTTCCCTGTCATCCCTGGTGCCGCAAAGGTTCCGCCCGGCCTCATCCATGAATTTGCACCACTCGGAAGTAAATATGCCGTAAGCATAATCGCCGTTCTTTTCATATATGGCGGCGCAGCTCTCAAGAAGGTCGAGGTAGTCATCTGCGATTTCTGACAGCGCGGCCTCTCCCACCGAATCCAGTATGAGGCGGCCTGTATTCAATCTGATAACATCAGCATTGGCCAGCCGGCCTGACTGTATTCTCAGCGCCCTGGGCTGCGCATTTTTGGTGAGCATCCACTCTATTTTCTGCAGCGCCTCTTCCGCCAGCCTGCGCTCAACCATGGTCCCGAGTATCTTCGCAACATAATCCAGCAGGGTCCTCTCTTCGTCAAGAAATAAGCCAATGCTTTCCGAGGGTTCTTTCTCGAGAAGAAATACCTCAACCGACCCCGCATGCTTTCCCGAAGCAGTGATGCCGGCGGAAAGCTTCCATGGTGTTTCCCTGAAGTTGTCCGTAGAGAACTCCCGTCCCTCGAAAGTGATTCTCGCACAGGTATTTTCGGGGGAGTACCAGCCTGGCGGAATAAGGTGAACCGCTTTTATGCACACTTCGTCGATGGATGTGCCGGACTCGGCGATTACCTTTGCTACCCCATAGAGGCAATTGAGCTCTTTCACCCGCTCGCCGAGGTCCCTGACTTTCTGGCGCAGTGTCTCCTCCACCTGCCTGTACTCAGTGATATCCTGGAAGGTGCCGAAGACCTTGCCCCGTTCGCGATCGGCTTTCCCGATCGCATGAACCCGGCGATGGTTCCCTTTGGCGGTGATAAAATCCAGCTCCACATCAAAGGGCTCGCCGAGCTCGATTGCGCTTTGCACGGCCCGCTCAATAACGGGTCTGGCCGCCGGTGCATAGAAGTCTATTCCCTTGCTCACTGTCGGCCTGTGAGTCAGATCAACTTCATGGATGCGGTATATCTCTTCAGTCCAGGCCTGTTCCATGGTGGCAATATCAAATTCCCAGCCGCCAACTTTTGCCATCTTTCCCGTTTCATTGAGGAGGACTTCACTCTCCCGGAGCTTTCTGTTGGTTTCAATGAGCTCTTCATTCTTCCTTTCCACGTTTCCAATAGCCTCACACAGTTCAAAGGCCATTTCAATGGAGGAAAGCAGCACGAAATTGCCGGAATTCTTTATCACATAGCCATAGCGGGTGATGCCGCGCACTTTTTCCACCATGTCCTGCTCGGCATGGGAGGTGAGGAACACGATGGGGAGGCCCCGGACTTCGAGAATCCGTTTCGCGGCCTCTGTGCCGTCGATGCCTTCGCCCAGATTGATATCCATCAGCACCAGGTCAATCGAAGGATCGGTTCTTGTTGCTTCAACGGCTGTTTCACCGGAGCTGACATTTGCCACCTCGTAGCCGTTTCTCTTCAACAGCTCCGTGACAATCAATGTGGCGACCGCCTCATCTTCGACGAGGAGAATCTTTTTGCGGGCAGTGCCGCTCATCACTGATGGAGTTTCAGCTTCCTGAGGCGAACTGTCACCGGGTGTGCCGCAGCAGTCTTTCATGGATGCCATGCCCTTTTCTGATAAGTGTCCTGAGAAGCGTTGAATTCTTGTTCTTTTGAGGAGAGGACTTCTTATATATACTGCGTACTAGATTTCTTCTGCAGAGAGAGAAATCCCTCTCCCGTTTCCTTCACAGGATTCATAGTGCTCCTTGCTCAAACGCTTTGCCTTTCCCCCTCTTCGCAGAGGCCGAACACCCTCTATTCCTGACTCCTTATACAGACCGCGCGGAAAAAGCGGTTATACCGATCACATCTGAGCTTTCCTCACAATTGCGTAATAGGCGAGACCACTCCAATTCTTGCCTTCCCTGAGCCATTCCGTATCGTTGTAATGCATCTGGAAGCCTTTCCTTGTGAAGAATTCGGCGATAGCCCCGTTGTTCTCGAATGCATTGACAAGCAGTCGAAGTGTCGGGCAATTGAAAGCCGCCGAATCTTCTTCACTTTCCCATATTGCTTCAAAATCTGAGGCGGGAATCTTGTTTTCTTCAAGCACCCGAATCAGTGCTTTATCACACCTGTCCGGATGGTGCAGCATGAAAAAAGCCATTCCTCCGGGTAGGAGCACGCGCAGGATCTCATCTGCGGATCGCTCCATGTCGGTATAACAAAGGGTGAAGGAATCCACGACGAGCTTGACGGATCCGCTCTTCAGCGGCAGGCGCTCGATTGAGCCCTTTATGAACTTGCCTTCGGCACCCATTTCCCCGAGCACGATGTCCAGCCCGATTGTGTTATACCCCGCCTGCCTGAGCTCGGCGCAAAGGGAGCCGTCGCTGCAGCCTACTTCGAGAATAACGTCCTGCCCCGTGAGATTCATTTTTTTCGCAAGCGCAAGAACCCTCAATAACATTTCTCTTTTCAACTCGGGAATCGTCTTCAGCTCCCACCGATCTACTGCCCAATAGCTCGCGGCCTGGTCTTCGACTGACGGGCCAAGCTTCTCTAATCCGGCCTTAATTTTCTCTATGAACGGTCTGCTCAAAACTCTTGCCACATGAATAGCCCTCCTGAAAATTGAAAGCTCTCGTGCATGGAACGCTTTAAGGAAGCTTGATTTCGGCTGCCCCCGGCCTCCGCAGATAGTATACAGGAAATTCCCGCCTTCACCGGCCCAGCCTGGTGAGGGCCTCACGGGCTTCCCGGTAGTCCGGCTTGAGCTCCAGGGCCTTCCGGTAGTCGTCAAGGGCACCCTTCACATTCCCCTGCTTCTCGCGCGTCACGCCCCTGTTGTACCAGGCCGGGGCATAATCGACCCTCAAGGCGAGAAAGGCGCTGAAATCCTCTTCAGAGGCCCTGTAATCGCCCAGCCTGTAACGGTCAAAAGCCCTGTTGTACCAGGCCTCGGCAAAGTCCCTGCCGAGCCTGATGCACTCGGTGTAATCGGAAGCGGCCCCGGCGTATTCACCGAGCAGGTCCCTTGCGACGCCCCTGTTGTACCAGGCCTTCCCATGGGAGGGCTTGAGCTCTATTGTCTTTGAGTAGTTCTCTATCGCCGCATGGTAATCTTTGAGATCCATATTTTCCAGGGCGCGCCTGTAGTATGCCTCGGCATCCTCAGCGGGCGGGGGAGGCGCGCTGCCCTGGGATGGCCTGACGGGGGCGCTTCCCGGGGGGAGCTTCCACCACGGGGCGCCCTGGGGGGAAGAAGCCTCGGGCTTCGGCAGAGGCCTGCCGGGCACAAGGGTAAGCGCCTCGCCGCATGATGCCTTCACTTCCTCTCCGGTGGCGGGCCTGCGCACGGTGACGGCGCCTTCAACGACTCTCACGGCAGTCTCCCCGCCCTTCCCCGCGTCAATGATGAAGCTCGTGCCTGAAGGGGTGACGACGGCCTCCCCGTCGGCAGAGACGGCGCTGGTGTTCACGAACTGCGCTTTGCCGAATTGGAGCTGCACATAGTCGTAGCCCTTGTCTATCGAGACCTTGTGCTCTCCCGGGCCGAAGCTCACCCATTCCTTTTTGCCGTCTTCAAAGTAGCCGTCGGAGAATTTCTGGAATGCCACCTTCACCTCTGGAGGCACCTCTATGGTATCTCCCTTTTTAAGCTCTATCGAAGGGCTGAAATCAATCAGGGCGCCGTTCCGCTTCACCTTGATCTTTTTCAGCGCCTCAGGAGAATCCGTCACGCCTTCCCACACATTTGCCGCCTTTATCCTGTATTTCTCTGCAAGCTTTGAAAGATCTCCCCCATATTTTAATCCCGGTGATGCCGCATTCAGCTTGGCATCCATGAATTCTTCTATGGTCCGGGCAGGCCTGATGGAAGTATAGAACTCCTGGTACTTTTGCACGGTATCGGTGTAATCCTTGAATACCGCCTCGGGATTCTTCATGCCGCCTTTATAGTAATCGCACAGAAAGCTCGTGATATTGCCTTCTATGATATTTCCGGGGCACACGTACCTGCCTGAGGCGTCAACAGAGTTCTTTTCCGTGTTGAATTCGGCATTATAGACCACCTTGTCTTTGGATTCATACCTGCAGAAAAGCTGGGCAAAAAAATGGGCTCCAGCCTCTTCAAAAGCAAGCTCTCCCGATTCATCCATCGCCGGCACCCATACGTTGTGCTCTCCGCCGACCCACTTGCCCTGGAGGGGGTAGCCCTTGAGATAATAGTCTGTGGGGTCCAGGATTTTATCCGACAGGAAATGCCCGATCTCATGGGCGAAATTCCTGTCGAACTGCTTCAGGCCATTGATGCTTGATATGCTTTTCCCGTCAATGGAGATAATCTTGCTCTGCGAGTCATATTCCGCCTTGGGTGAAGCAAGGTCCACCCTGGCGCTGAAGATAAGCTTCGCCTGCTCTTCCGGGAACCCGGCCTTTTTAAGGAACTCATATACTTTTTTCCTGGTGAGCTTCACATGATCCAGAAGGGTGGTCCTCAGCAGGTCCACTTTCCCCGGTACCACCACTTCCGCGCCGTCGCCCAGGTACGTGTCGTCCCTGCGGCTGACTTTTACCCTCACTCCCTTGGGAAAAGCCTTTGAAAACCTGCCCTCTTCACTGGTGAAAACCGTTTCTGTCGTCGCTTTGCCATTGCTTACATAGGCAAGGGTCAGCTTATCATAGACGCCATGATTTTCTTCGTCGTGCACAAAGACTTCAAGCAGGGATTCCGCCATTTCCTCGAGATTGAGGCTTATTGTGGCCTCATCGGCCTTTTTGCCGGTTCCCGGATTGGCTGCTGTGATTGTAAAGGTGACCGGCACTGTCGGCGAAGTCTTGAATCCTTTCACCTCCTCTCTCTGAGGAGCAGTGTAGATGAAATGGAAATTCCCCTGCGCATCGGTCTTTGCCAGTGAAGCAGAGAGCTTCCCCGCCTGGGGCTCACCCGTTATTTTTACCGGGTACCCCGCCACGCCCTTGCCGTCCCTGGTCCTGAGCCTCCCCGTTATTTTTGCGGGGGATTTTCCGTCTGCAGGCAAAGCCGTCCTGTCAATTTTCAAGTCAAGGAATGTCTCGGTAACGTGCTCTTCCTCAAGCTTGAGGCGCTCGACGCCGGAAAGCCTCGCCGCGAGCTTTTTCGCCAGATCGACAAGAACCGCATCGTCAAACAAGTTCTCGCTGTAAAGGTACACAAGGTAATTGCCGATATAACAATTAAGGTTATATCCCTTGTATACTTTCGGATCGGCGGGCTCATAAATATATGCCACGCACATATCCCCTATGCCGGGATACAGCTTATAGGTAATCTTATCGCCTTGGGAGGAAAGTTCAAAAACAAGGTCTTTCTCGGGGAGCTTGCGCGCTTTTATATAGGCTTTCATGCTGTTTCTTGCCTGCTCATTGAAAAATGCCTTCGAGCCGGCGCTTTCCAGGGGAAATTCAGTCACTGATATCTTCACATACGCATGATAGTAAGGCTCGGTGGAGAGAATTCTGTCTCCCTGGACAACCTGGGCTTTTTTGAGCCAGAAAGTCTGTGCGAAAGTATAAGTGTCAAAGGTGTAAACTTTGTCGCCAAATTTTGTGTCCCGCGCATACCTGTGGTCATAGGAATTGGATATCTCAAGATTTTCGGGGGCAAAGGAGGGTACATAGATATATTCGTTCTGAGGAGAAGAGCACTGTGAGCCCGTCCGAATAAACCTGACACCGTGCCAGCTTCTGCATGGATACTGCGCGAGCTCCTCCCGGGTAACCACAAGGCTTTTAAGTAATGGAGAAAGGGCGTCAAGCTTGATATTCTCAAGTTTCACCCCGGTCGGGTAGTTTATGGAGCCGAAGGAGCCGATGCCGGTATCATCCCCGGCAAAGGAGGGAATACTAATCAAACACGCCAGAAACAGCAAAATCAATACCAGGCTCCGCAGCGCTCTTTTCATTGCACCCCCGGAAGAAAAGGATAGGCAGGCGTTTTCCCGCCTCCCGTAAATTCTAACAGATTATCACTCTAAAGACAAGAAATGACCTTCACCGCCGGCCGGCCTCAGCGGGGCCTTGTTCCGCCGCACCAGTGATGGTATAATGAAAGAGGCTGCGCCATGGCACGAGAGCCCCGCTCCAGGGATGACGGAAGCGGGAAGCTCGTCGCGGCGGGTCTGAATCCCGGAATACAGGAGAGACAATGATGGATGAAAGAGAAGAGGAAGCAAAAAGGC
Coding sequences within it:
- a CDS encoding ankyrin repeat domain-containing protein, which gives rise to MSRSHDWAAKHRHEQEWKNMTEAQYVPFENTCDAHPLGSDFYRAALKDDLEKVTSLLDQDGSLVNLQDNLGMTVLHWLARSPGHRETIELLLSRGAPLTTRDRLGNTPLHLAAMAPNREAILLFLENGADITATTIDGMTPLHMSVLSGIPEIAEIMKTRGGSPDAQNSLGMKPRDIAKAFGLKDTEKSLREKNR
- a CDS encoding class I SAM-dependent methyltransferase, producing the protein MADSNLPRGCGMGDIKTGKLELSDVSNTGLLTAFCHAVESRSKEPLLEDPRAEAIADRLKPMLESSPERLLRSIARGRFQAGLVVHLALRARKYDQYARDFAARHQGGCVVNLGCGLDTRFWRIDDGCLQLYDLDLPEMISLKRELVEETDRYHLIGLSVLDHLWMDSPAAEQAGPFLFLAEGLLMYLPPDGARGLILELQSRFPGSELVFETVNSAWLEPALKWMINLKLQKVLGLGKGTEFRFGIRDGHEIEEWSPGIHLLEEWSYFDEDEPRIGLIRRFRNWKLLRCAQWTVRCLLGKRADEKE
- a CDS encoding DinB family protein; amino-acid sequence: MEMLEGFKRTYTKLADTTLHLMRKVPEGKEGFTPPSGEFMTLGQLMHHLGDTQLFLRMIFEGSLRELDKNFLEYMGSHPSSTKEEAIARYMEEYRKVMVYIDRMTEEEFAGAVHYFWTVNDEPLPFIAFNIIEHNASHKYQLFIYLKLMGLENIDSFALAGEDTAPRDKIIEMYKKAHEEYDKKHGVHA
- a CDS encoding ADP-ribosylglycohydrolase family protein, translating into MNERLCDRFTGSLLGGMIGDIIGAVVEGESPRYIRKTFSSIDDMLAIEHVEEILGRKWLVGQFTDDTIMSLDVAEWLLEDPQLDGKSLLTRFNQSFRPARRYGSGTALILESFERNPPDWRALATLMFPEGSYGNGSAMRAGPIGCYFHRDPAGLIKAARTSSITTHSHPLAVQGAIVQAAAVAAAIRMPAPLQTGEFLQSLGEVLEKLPNDTTIYREALQILSRGLAERREPSEMAQILGNGIEAREAVPMAIYCFLSNWQSFERVIHEAVFIGGDTDTIASMAGSICGAFGGLAHIPRHWLARVREDHYTPARVKGIAEALCARMAI
- a CDS encoding histidine kinase dimerization/phosphoacceptor domain -containing protein — its product is MASMKDCCGTPGDSSPQEAETPSVMSGTARKKILLVEDEAVATLIVTELLKRNGYEVANVSSGETAVEATRTDPSIDLVLMDINLGEGIDGTEAAKRILEVRGLPIVFLTSHAEQDMVEKVRGITRYGYVIKNSGNFVLLSSIEMAFELCEAIGNVERKNEELIETNRKLRESEVLLNETGKMAKVGGWEFDIATMEQAWTEEIYRIHEVDLTHRPTVSKGIDFYAPAARPVIERAVQSAIELGEPFDVELDFITAKGNHRRVHAIGKADRERGKVFGTFQDITEYRQVEETLRQKVRDLGERVKELNCLYGVAKVIAESGTSIDEVCIKAVHLIPPGWYSPENTCARITFEGREFSTDNFRETPWKLSAGITASGKHAGSVEVFLLEKEPSESIGLFLDEERTLLDYVAKILGTMVERRLAEEALQKIEWMLTKNAQPRALRIQSGRLANADVIRLNTGRLILDSVGEAALSEIADDYLDLLESCAAIYEKNGDYAYGIFTSEWCKFMDEAGRNLCGTRDDREALASGKWLCHESCWNEASRASVESGRPVDIACKGGIHIYAVPICADNGVIGSINFGYGTPPQDLQKINELASLYGVNAEKLLEMAKTYQPRPSYIIDIAKKRLESSARLIGEIVERTRAEEKIKSLLSEKELLLREVHHRIKNNMCTLMNLLTLQSNTLRDPSAVSSLEDARSRVQSMMVLYDKLYMAPDYRKISTKEYFTALIDEITGMFPGKGFVAIEKHIEDLTLDANTLSPLGIILNELLTNAMKYAFTGRDKGAISVSLSLKGTHATLIIEDDGVGIPESVDISASTGFGLMLVGMLAEQLRGTIRLEHHRGTKFTLEFDGE
- a CDS encoding class I SAM-dependent methyltransferase; amino-acid sequence: MARVLSRPFIEKIKAGLEKLGPSVEDQAASYWAVDRWELKTIPELKREMLLRVLALAKKMNLTGQDVILEVGCSDGSLCAELRQAGYNTIGLDIVLGEMGAEGKFIKGSIERLPLKSGSVKLVVDSFTLCYTDMERSADEILRVLLPGGMAFFMLHHPDRCDKALIRVLEENKIPASDFEAIWESEEDSAAFNCPTLRLLVNAFENNGAIAEFFTRKGFQMHYNDTEWLREGKNWSGLAYYAIVRKAQM
- a CDS encoding tetratricopeptide repeat protein, which gives rise to MISIPSFAGDDTGIGSFGSINYPTGVKLENIKLDALSPLLKSLVVTREELAQYPCRSWHGVRFIRTGSQCSSPQNEYIYVPSFAPENLEISNSYDHRYARDTKFGDKVYTFDTYTFAQTFWLKKAQVVQGDRILSTEPYYHAYVKISVTEFPLESAGSKAFFNEQARNSMKAYIKARKLPEKDLVFELSSQGDKITYKLYPGIGDMCVAYIYEPADPKVYKGYNLNCYIGNYLVYLYSENLFDDAVLVDLAKKLAARLSGVERLKLEEEHVTETFLDLKIDRTALPADGKSPAKITGRLRTRDGKGVAGYPVKITGEPQAGKLSASLAKTDAQGNFHFIYTAPQREEVKGFKTSPTVPVTFTITAANPGTGKKADEATISLNLEEMAESLLEVFVHDEENHGVYDKLTLAYVSNGKATTETVFTSEEGRFSKAFPKGVRVKVSRRDDTYLGDGAEVVVPGKVDLLRTTLLDHVKLTRKKVYEFLKKAGFPEEQAKLIFSARVDLASPKAEYDSQSKIISIDGKSISSINGLKQFDRNFAHEIGHFLSDKILDPTDYYLKGYPLQGKWVGGEHNVWVPAMDESGELAFEEAGAHFFAQLFCRYESKDKVVYNAEFNTEKNSVDASGRYVCPGNIIEGNITSFLCDYYKGGMKNPEAVFKDYTDTVQKYQEFYTSIRPARTIEEFMDAKLNAASPGLKYGGDLSKLAEKYRIKAANVWEGVTDSPEALKKIKVKRNGALIDFSPSIELKKGDTIEVPPEVKVAFQKFSDGYFEDGKKEWVSFGPGEHKVSIDKGYDYVQLQFGKAQFVNTSAVSADGEAVVTPSGTSFIIDAGKGGETAVRVVEGAVTVRRPATGEEVKASCGEALTLVPGRPLPKPEASSPQGAPWWKLPPGSAPVRPSQGSAPPPPAEDAEAYYRRALENMDLKDYHAAIENYSKTIELKPSHGKAWYNRGVARDLLGEYAGAASDYTECIRLGRDFAEAWYNRAFDRYRLGDYRASEEDFSAFLALRVDYAPAWYNRGVTREKQGNVKGALDDYRKALELKPDYREAREALTRLGR